Within Spodoptera frugiperda isolate SF20-4 chromosome 22, AGI-APGP_CSIRO_Sfru_2.0, whole genome shotgun sequence, the genomic segment gagaaataaaactttacgCAACGATAAAATGGAGCTGAGCAAAACTGCACAGcaatacctacttttttatcaataaaaaataaaatgtggtgTAAATTAAGTCATATACGTTTCTACTCCATACGGTATGTTGCTAATGCCCGattactcaaacgctactcaattttaagacgctctcaaatgtagttctgtcctTATCaactctttataaaatgacagagatagcacgatatttaagtacaacttaaaattgagtagcgtttgagtattcgggcataagtatattaaaaaatcctttgTTTGTTACAAAACAACGCGAGTTCATTGACACCGatcaataacaaataacaacacaaacactgaacaaaaaaaaaaaacaactaattaTCATCATTAATCGATTTACAGATACGAATGGCCTGAAAACGTTCAGCCGGAAGTCATGAAGGTCTTAAACAACAACAAGCCGCGAAGAAAATGCTGCTCAGAGAGCCAAGACTTGCCTGACAGCGTATCCGAACTGAAAATCAATGACAGCTGTCAGTGTGACAGCTGTCAGAGCAAGGGTGACAGGTGTCAAGTTGACAGTGACAGGTGTCAAACGAAAAGTGACAAGTGTGGGGAGAGGAGAGAGGATTATGGCAGTGATGGGGAGGAGGGCTATGATGCTGAGGATATGAAGGTCAGAGGGAGGACCAGAATGGAAATTAATGATGTCTGTTATATTAATGGTTAgttgaagtttattttatttttgttttagttttaaagtatattatgtagtgtgACAAATCACATACTCGTACTACCAATGTGTAGAAGGGCTAAATAattccggaactgcggactacctagcaggtttatcagggctccggctcgaaaagcaggagtaggaacagggtggtttatagtcagtaagagtctgatactctgtctcgctcaaggcgggagaagtcaatagatgatttatccctccttaaaaaaaggtctTATTAGATAATTTGGGATCAATTCCCAGGCGAAATGCAAATATTCTGTCGTGCTATTTTTACcttttgtaattataaagctaaaattctgttttagtttttgctatataatatttacacaggcgttaatacatacatagattacTCGTATGAAAGTCAGATCTATATATATACCTAAGTAATTCATCAAATATATTGCTATCTATCTTCCATTGGGCAAAGCATAAATCATTGCGTAAGCATACTGCACGATAACCGCGGTGGCTGGGTtaccggctgccgcgcagcatgtagcgggctcgattcccgcacggagcaactctttgtgtaatccacaactCTACCGGTCACTTGtgaaactaaaatttgccatacaaaaaatgtacGTCGTCACTAGCGACtttcgacaaatactattgcttcaaactcacgGTAGAGGTACTGTATACTGTGTAGTGTGTTACAAGAAACCTAACcacatttcatttattatttccagACGCCCTCGGTCTCCACAGAGTAGAGAACCCGTCGCACGTGGACGGTGCAGTATCCCTACATCTCTACTGTCCCCCATTCGACAGCTGCCGTGTATTCGACGCTAGGACCGGCAAACCGACACAAGTTAAAGTCACTTTCTGGTCTATGTACGGAAAGAAGATTAAGAGggtatgtattacttgtttattacttactagctgacccggcaaacttcgtaccgcctctaacatatttttctcacctttcaaaccttccctggacttccacaaataattccaAATCAAAATCGGCTAAATCGGTTctgccgttctcgagttttggcgagactaacgaacagcaattgatttttatatatagagatatcACATAATGTAATTTAGGGACCACTGAGTCTAATGTAATTTAGACTCCATATCAATGGGTCTTGAGCTTGTAGGCTGTATCCCACTTTAgttgtgttatgagtcccatgtagtaggtaGGTCTATCATCACGcagtatgtataatttatttttgagctgacggatcacctgatggtaagcaatcgctaacTCCCGAAAAGccagcaaagcacttgtaacgcctctaatgtttcgggtgttctttggcggcaattgcttaccatcaggtgatccatatgctcgtttaccaacttataatcagaaaaaaaatatacgaatatGTATACCATGCGTGTACTCCTAATCTTGTACTGACTGACACTATTGATCTGTATACTATTGATATTGGACTGTACACTATTGATCTTCTTAgaaatcttaatttatttctttttgtatttccAGGTCATAGAAGCAAATGAGGCAGCTGACAGCCAGTGACGTCAccaactaatttaattaaaagtcacAACACTAAAACATTCCagtcaattattaattattttgtcaaacaaaaagaaaagtcAAAACTAAAAGttgttgaataattttaaaaattaattgctaattaatattattattaagttaattaaatgtaacatcTATCTATTATTAATGTAGTGTAACATatcgtttataaataaattgtaacataattatttgtaatattaaattcgtaatgtttgttatttttatattatattataggtgAAGCAAATGtccaaagtaaatatttttttctttatttaaataatggttgttatttttaaatgtttagtcCACTTTTGGTCCCTCTGCCGCCAATGTATGTGTCCACTCTGCCTCTAATTATAGTGTATTCTCGACCCCTAAGGGCTGAGAGTGGATTTTTCAATCACATTAAAACGGTAGaaaggatcggaatgaaatttggaactgagGTAGATCATGTTcttaaataacacataggttattTTCTCACACGGCAATGCAGGCGAAGCCAGGCCGAAGCTAAAACAATGCTGTATATATAGAAGTAGTTTAACCCTAAACTCAATCGGGTGGTTTATTCAAGTTACTTTTGAGAttactttacttattttttttaatgtggtgCCAAGATTATTTCCTTTTAGTTTGCTACTTAGGGCAATAGagtttaaaatatgttattgtaCAATATTGAAATAAGAGTGTttgtatataaggtgttctaaaagtatctgccacggctttaatgggaggtactaattttaaagagaaattaaagagtcaaaaataaaaaccaactagtttaataaataataattctgaacggactaagatttggaacttggcgccatagtaacttttattcagctcaaaattacttatccaatgatgtaacacacatagctattggaaggtgggaccaggatttgcatcctctTTTACCAATCTTTAAGTCACAACTGCAGATTTGTTTGTTCAGGTGCAGCGCTATGCAATGTCCTTGCATTGTTCTTACattgcaattatttatttatttatttagaaaaacatgcataattttacagcttaagccaatacattatacagttaaaatgttgaaaatttacaacaaagaaaaaaaaagaaatacaatatttttaattacttaaaactaattcatcagccatccatcttctcacaaaaccttaaacattcacgacatacatccttccatctcgctgcgaacaaatcaAACTCTGGTGCGGACGCCAAGAGAGCATTGATCATCGTCAATGCACGAACGAGTGGAGAATTTGCATGCGCGACTGTTCGTTATGTGCATACAgatatcagagaaattgtagacatataatattattttaaaagagtaactaAGAGAGTTtatttctcgttcttctcctttgaagctacactttggaacgagcaactagcttcattgacggacagactgacagactattatttatttcttcatttgttgacatttcaaaagtacctatttatggtttaatctAGGAATAAATGATTTCACTGTACATTATGGAtacattaaagtaatttgaattgatttgttttggctaagtaactcttagttaagagGTGGTTTAGGGTTATGGTGAAAACGAGCAAAAGTAAGTCAAAAGAAAAAAGTCATTGTGTCattcaaaaatgaaccttatataCAAAGTAAAAGGGACCCCTAATGAAAAGCAagtgtatattaaaaaataatttaatataatttaaattgtgccttatttaattttagactaGGATAAACTTAACTTAAGACATTAATTACGCTAGAAACTGAGTGAAATTgacaatttcatatttatatttcttctacgatacatttacaaaaataaaatattattttctgcaataaaaaaccttttatttacATTCCTTTCTTTTgctcaaataaatataatgtaacaattttaaaagattCCTGACTTAAATcacaaatttattaatttataaatgataagtaaattaaattttacattcAACTTAAATCTCTTCTTGCAACAttgataaacaattttaaagagAGATTTAAAGATTCATTTGTAAATATTCTACATTCATGAATTTAAACAGGAACAGTGTAAacaattcaattgtttattcaattcaaattgTTACATTTACACATTGACAATTTCAATCAAagataataatctattttaaaaggaataaatattcataaatgtaAAGTTTACAACTCATTTACAGAGTGCATTATTAATGTTTACAACCTATTTACAAATAGTAAATAGTTTACAACTCATCCATGGTCAAAAGCTGTTTCATTTCGCTGGTTAGTTTACTCCAAGGCAGGAAGACTTTGACTCCATCGTAGAACTCAGTGAGTTCTACATTTTTCCTCTCACATCCTGCATTGCAGCTAAAATCACACGTCAATGTAACAGGGTTGAAGTGAAGACCATCAGAGCAGGTGACTTGGACCTTCTGGTTGCCTACACAGATCCAGTACTTGTCGCAATCGTCTGAAGCCCAAGGGGCAACATTGCACTCATTTTCGCATGGGTTATTGTCGGCTGGTTGATCACCACCGGGGTTTTCGTTGTCATCGCCTCCTGGTGGGCAGTTACCGTTACCATCACAGCCGGGGTTTTCGTTATCGTCGCCTCCTGGTGGGCAGTTACCGTCGCAGCCGGGGTTTTCATTGTCATCGCCTCCTGGTGGGCAGTTACCGTTGCCATCGCAGCCGGGGTTTTCGTTATCATCGCCTCCTGGTGGGCAGTTACCGTTACCATCGCAGCCGGGGTTTTCGTTATCGTCGCCTCCTGGTGGGCAGTTACCGTTACCATCGCAGCCGGGGTTTTCGTTATCGTCGCCTCCTGGTGGGCAGTTACCGTTACCATCGCAGCCGGGGTTTTCGTTATCATCGCCTCCTGGTGGGCAGTTACCGTTACCGTCGCAGCCGGGGTTTTCATTATCATCGCCTCCTGGTGGGCAGTTACCGTTACCATCGCAGCCGGGGTTTTCATTGTCATCGCCTCCTGGTGGGCAGTTACCGTTACCGTCGCAGCCGGGGTTTTCGTTATCATCGCCTCCTGGTGGGCAGTTACCGTTACCATCGCAGCCGGGGTTTTCGTTATCATCACCTCCTGGTGGGCAGTTACCGTTACCGTCGCATCCTGGGCAGGTATTGCCACCAGGGCAAGTGGAAGACTGTTCGCATCCAGCGTTTTGTGGCCAATCACAGACCTAGAATTagaaaaaacagaattattaaGGTACGGTTCCAAAAgtatatttctttgtaattgGTAAGTGCCTAAGttgggttccctctatctggcagaattttaatgctccgaaatttgtttggcataacacacttggcagaatcttctttaaacgaatatacatatggcataaaaatcatttaatataattattgttttgtcgaatgtttatatgtccgaatttaaaaaggcatacttttaagatggtagaattttatttggcataattacgtttggcaaagcttaattttgcataattttgtttcacataacgtatatttagagcgacgattgtttggcataatttcacttggcatattaagaagatggtagaataaaagttagtgaagtgacagaaccgaatcgctgcaaaaccgactgcacgtagtcttgtctgccctacccctagagtgcaatttaaaatcccgcagcgccggagccgtgacagaaaccatgcttgcttgcatgctgcttgcttgcttgcatgcttgcttgcttgcatgctgcttgcttgcttgtttgcatgcttgcttgtatgctgcatgcttgcatgttgcttgcttgcttgcacgctgcatgtttgtttgcttgcttgcatgctgcatgcttgcgtgatagatgagtctttcaattattatggatattaaaagtatgccaaaagacgattctaactgtgaacattctgagatgTGAttgttctactttttaattattatggctatgaaatttatgccaaaagacgattctgacagtgaacattctgcaatatgatggttctaccttgcaattattatgcgtatcaatttatgcctaaagatgattctgacttacaaaattatgcgtttttaatgtattacaaatgatggtataccaaatgattttctgcgaaatgaagtttctgccatgcgttgttatgcaaaataaaattatgaccaaaaaaattctactaataaaggtagacccgtCTAAGTTAGAAAAAAAATTTGAGATTCCTGCGCCCGTTAAAGGGTTGTAAGTGTAAATGATCataaattgtttactttatGGATTTGACAAATAATTTCGATTTGTAATTCGAAATATCAAGCCTGAAAATATTCAAGACTAGGCTATTCTATTACTATACTAAACTGTATTTTTCCATGTTGTATGACAGTtgacacattgaacgccgtggtggtcaccggtgaccgacgttagcggaggatttgccttcaacagttttctattggcagttaaagacttaaaagtaaaatatagtattatattttatctatttaccTGAAGAACAGGGTTGAAATGAGTACCAGGAGCACAGCTGGACTCTACTTTATCTCCATGGACGCAGTAGTAGAACTTGCTGCAATCACTCTCATGGGGCAATAGATGGTGGATGTCAAAGTCCGCTGGGCAGCCATTGGGGAGGGGCACGAAGTCATTGTCTCCTGGACAGTTACCGTTGCAGCCGGGGTTTGGATCATTGATCTCAATGCTGCTACTATCGTCGTCTCCTGGACCTGGTTGGTCACCACCGTCTCCTGGGCAAGTGCTGCCTCCAGGGCAGTTGGAGGATTGTTCACATCCAGCGTTTTGTGGCCAGTCGCAGACCTAGAATTAACAATATCAATTAAactccatttgaagctacactttggaacgagcacctagcttcactgacagacagactgacggacaattcaatgtgacgtttcaaaagtgtgtaataggcatgtttcctactagtcaaattcaatacattttttcgaaacgtcaaaaacgatattttctatgaactttgtatgaaatactctattatgacgttatcagatttttacgtcaaatagcagacttatttctagaaatttagctagaaaaaatcgaaaattaagtagttcattaatgaatgagagtgtgattatttttgattgtattgaaaagttgtaataatttatttttgaccgaggaatCATCCCTATTaaggaataattgaaataaatgatttgacctTGACTTTAAGTTTTGTTCTCAAAAATTTTCACACGTGATTccgataaaactaaaaaaaaatgcgaTTGGATAATCGATAATCGAACGATTGGATGatcatgattaaaataaaatgcaattttaattGATCAAAAGATTTCGgcaaaacatgaaaataaaatgagtatCGAAATAATTAATCGCAAATTTCAAAGTGAATGTGCTACAATTACTAATAAGTCGGCGTTTTTTACAGGAAAGGGAAAATTGTAGATATCAATCTCTATACtaaatgggtaggcagagatactATCGCagtaattaataagaaaaaaatattggattacTATGTTTTTGTTATCAAATTTTAGATTGTAAATATTGATACTGACATTTTctaattagtttaaataatgcgtttgattttttaatcgcttagtttttatttaacattgcaACGGACATAAGGTGACATACatcgattgtttttttatagtttcatGTCAAATTAGATTTGAATTGTTTTAAGTTAGagtgaaatattatattgtgaaaagAAGAAGCCTCCAAAGGGGGTTAATTGCGATGGGTTTGTTGTTTATATATGTAATAgattaatatgtatgtttaaaacatggtaaatatcccgtcataagttctaattatagtgttagtgaccatgtcagtttaaaaacttagattAATATgtgttcaaggataattttgttattataatcttTGTCTTTAAAAAACAATGCCCCActctaggtttttctcctgtgtcgtgtgtgcgttta encodes:
- the LOC118280096 gene encoding LOW QUALITY PROTEIN: cysteine dioxygenase (The sequence of the model RefSeq protein was modified relative to this genomic sequence to represent the inferred CDS: substituted 1 base at 1 genomic stop codon); this translates as MDVENANCKVKVSQCADMEVLPIEKPLKIDVEITGLEKLIEELHRVFSHDHVNVQDVQKLMAGYKSDPKDWSKFAKFDRFRXFFYSRNLVDAGNGAFNIMILCWGPGHASAIHDHADSHCFMKLLSGSLEEVRYEWPENVQPEVMKVLNNNKPRRKCCSESQDLPDSVSELKINDSCQCDSCQSKGDRCQVDSDRCQTKSDKCGERREDYGSDGEEGYDAEDMKVRGRTRMEINDVCYINDALGLHRVENPSHVDGAVSLHLYCPPFDSCRVFDARTGKPTQVKVTFWSMYGKKIKRVIEANEAADSQ